A stretch of DNA from Alphaproteobacteria bacterium:
AATGAAGCAAACTAAAAAATGGACTCTTCCTCCTCGAATAAAGGGGGGTCCAAATGTACCTCTGGCTGCTCATAGTATGGGAAAATTGATTGAAGATGAGTTAATCGGGGCTGGATTAGATGCATCTATTGCAAATGAAGTTGGAGAAGCTATCAATGCAGAGAAGAATATGAAAGATAGAAGAAATGCTTCACTAGCAATACTTATAGAAAAGAATGTTGAAGGTGGTAAGCCAATCGCTATCGGCCTAAAGTACGACAAAATTCTTAAAAAAATTAAATAAAATGTCATCTATTTCATAAAAGTCCTCAGGCCTTAGTGCCTGGGGCTTTGAGTTAAAGTTCATCAAAACATTTGCGCCAAGAGATCATTTATCTATTTTAAATTTTCTAGAATCCACTCCCGATTTGGCGCGAGGCTTATTAGAAAATTTACAAAAGAGGCAGGTTTGGGTAATTGGAATAAACTTAAGGAGCCATTATCCCCCAACCGACTATACTCAACTTTTTTTATTAGGTTTCCAGGCTTACAGTTGAGCTTATCCTCATCCTCAACACCGCTAAACCCACAAGTTAGGGCATACAGCGTAAACCCGTCGATTGCATTTCCTCCAAACCAAGGCGCGCCACTATCCCCGGTAAAGACTTGAGGGGCGGATTTGGGTTCAGCAATATACATCTCTCGTGTTTTTGTACCGGTTTCTCTCGTCATTTGGACCACACGATTTGCGGTAAATTTTTTAGTATAGTTATCCTCTTCCTTGCTAAAGTTACTCGTGAGACTATAAACCTTTTCTCCTTCCAAGTTACCGACGGTGAAGGGAGCTTCCGTGCTGAGGGTCATTCCATAGGTAAGGCAAGATAATTTTTCTGGTAGAGCCGCAGTTTCAGCTAATCGCAAGAGAGGATTACAAGCAACAGGAGCTTCCAGAAAACACAGAGCGATATCTTCAACGGGATTAATATCTTCCATCGGATTTTCTGACCCATTGGCTAGGGGCACTATATTGCTTACGATGTGTAATTTTCCCTTATGATCTTCAAAATAAAACTGGCCGATTCCAATTTGTTGAGCAGCAAAATGGATAATGTGCGCACAAGTTAGAATGGTTTGGGTTTCTTGCATGCCGGGTTTTCCAAGAGCGACAGCAGAACAATATTCGAGGAGTTTATCCTCGAGTCTTAGGACTATTTTGCCAGGGTAGATGTCTTCTTTAAGCTTGCTGCCGGCCTCGTGGGCTGATATTAATTCTTCTTCCTTTTCAACAATAATGGCATGGGTCGATACCAATGACAGGAAGGTAAGAAGGACAATTCGAAAAAGCATGAAAAATATTCTTTTTATTAATGGTTTTTTTATTTGGTCAAGCTCTTGATCCTTTTTAATTTGTAGGGAACTTTTCGAAAAGGTTCAATATCAAACTTAGAAAAATGGGGGGATAGAGACATTTTAACGCTAAACGCTAAACGCTAAATGCTAAAGCGCAGACTATCTCTTCGGGGCTTGAGGAAAATTTTCCCCTATTCTATAGATATGAGATGGATTTGCGGCATAAAAAGAAAGGTTAAAGCTTGTGCTACATCACTTTTGTGTCACGCCGTTGTTAGAAGGATTTGGCACGGGTGCCGCATTAATTATTGCCATTGGGGCTCAAAATGCATTTGTTCTTAAACAGGGTATTTTGAAAAACCACGTGTTCGCAACAGCCCTCATCTGTGCGGCGACGGATGCCGCGTTGATTCTGATCGGCGTTGGCGGTTTTGGCAAGATTCTCACCTCAAGTCCAATCCTTCTTGAAATTGCGCGATGGGGTGGCGTGGCTTTTCTCGCATACTATGCATTTCGCTCTTTTCGAGCGGTTTTGAAAACAGAATCTCTAACTGTTGCCCTTGATAATAAAAATTTGCCCTCTTTAAGGGCCTCTCTTACCACAGCACTAGCTTTAAGCCTTTTGAATCCGCATGTTTATTTAGATACAGTTGTTCTATTGGGAAGTATCGGCGCGCAAATTCCTGCGTTTGAACGCCCCTATTTTGCGTTGGGAGCCATTCTGGCCTCTTTTATATGGTTTTTTAGCATGGGATATGGCGCAAGATTTTTGGGCCCGCTTTTTCGAAAGCCCTTAAATTGGAAAATTCTTGATTTTATCATCGGGTGTATTATGACAATTCTCGCTCTGACACTCGCTTTTGGAATGAAAGATCTAAACTGTCAGGGATAAGGCCTCTTCAAGGATTCAGACTTAGCCGATCAAAATTTTAGACAAGGGATCAAAGAGATGGTCGTTGGCTGCTAAAATGGTACCTGAATTTAAAATATCTTGGCCCCCTTTTGCATCACTAATGTACCCACCTGATTCTTTAATCATCAAAATGCCGGCGGCGAGATCCCACGATTTTAAGTCGGTAGCAAAACAACCGTCAAACTTGCCCGCTGCCACATAAGCTAAATCAAGGGCTGCTGACCCAAAGCGTCGC
This window harbors:
- a CDS encoding amino acid transporter; this encodes MLHHFCVTPLLEGFGTGAALIIAIGAQNAFVLKQGILKNHVFATALICAATDAALILIGVGGFGKILTSSPILLEIARWGGVAFLAYYAFRSFRAVLKTESLTVALDNKNLPSLRASLTTALALSLLNPHVYLDTVVLLGSIGAQIPAFERPYFALGAILASFIWFFSMGYGARFLGPLFRKPLNWKILDFIIGCIMTILALTLAFGMKDLNCQG